The proteins below are encoded in one region of Candidatus Cloacimonadota bacterium:
- a CDS encoding PLP-dependent aminotransferase family protein: protein MITDLQEILSTNVKGMKRSAIRELLKYLGQPGLISFSGGFPAPATFPVEELKGIIAEVMDTEAAYALQYGATEGDTLLRTLMVDRYKKAGFDLSIDNMIITTASQQALDLIAKIFIDRGDTIIVGLPSYLGGLSAFNSYGADMIGIPMDDEGEIPEIMETRIKEAIARGKKPKFIYVIPDFQNPAGMTMSARRRREIIDIAHRHDILILEDSPYRELRYEGEDQPTLYELDGSGQVILLGTFSKIFCPGFRIGWVIGHPDVLDKIVVAKQATDLCTPPFTQRIAARYIEQGFLDPKLDQIRAMYKAKQKVMLDSLQEFMPEEFTWIKPQGGLFLMAYGPEGIDTNALLLDCIKEQKVAYVAGTSFFCDGKGQNTMRLNFSYESEENNREGCKRLGSFYKQVLAKKS from the coding sequence ATGATCACCGACCTGCAAGAAATTCTCTCGACCAACGTCAAAGGAATGAAGCGCTCCGCCATCCGCGAGCTGCTGAAGTATCTGGGCCAGCCCGGCCTGATCTCGTTTTCCGGAGGCTTTCCCGCCCCGGCCACCTTCCCCGTGGAAGAGCTGAAAGGCATCATCGCCGAAGTGATGGATACCGAAGCCGCCTACGCGCTGCAATATGGCGCCACGGAAGGCGACACCCTGCTGCGCACCCTGATGGTGGACCGCTACAAGAAAGCCGGCTTTGACCTGAGCATCGACAACATGATCATCACCACCGCCTCCCAGCAGGCGCTGGACCTCATCGCCAAGATCTTCATCGACCGCGGCGACACCATCATCGTGGGCCTGCCCTCCTACCTGGGCGGACTGAGCGCTTTCAACTCCTACGGCGCGGACATGATCGGCATTCCGATGGACGACGAGGGCGAAATCCCTGAGATCATGGAAACACGGATCAAAGAAGCCATCGCCCGGGGCAAAAAACCGAAATTCATCTATGTGATCCCGGATTTCCAAAACCCCGCCGGGATGACCATGAGCGCCAGGCGCCGCCGCGAGATCATCGACATCGCCCACCGCCACGACATCCTGATCCTGGAAGACAGCCCCTACCGAGAGCTGCGCTATGAAGGCGAAGACCAGCCCACCCTCTACGAATTGGACGGCAGCGGCCAGGTGATCCTGCTGGGCACCTTCTCCAAGATCTTCTGCCCCGGTTTCCGCATCGGCTGGGTGATCGGCCATCCTGACGTTCTGGACAAGATCGTCGTGGCCAAGCAGGCCACCGACCTCTGCACCCCGCCCTTCACCCAGCGCATCGCCGCCCGCTACATCGAACAGGGTTTCCTGGATCCCAAGCTGGACCAGATCCGCGCCATGTACAAGGCCAAGCAGAAAGTGATGCTGGATTCCCTGCAGGAATTCATGCCTGAGGAATTCACCTGGATCAAGCCCCAGGGAGGCCTCTTCCTGATGGCCTACGGCCCCGAGGGCATCGACACCAATGCCCTGCTGCTGGATTGCATCAAAGAGCAAAAGGTGGCCTACGTGGCCGGCACCTCGTTCTTCTGCGACGGCAAGGGCCAAAACACCATGCGCCTCAATTTCTCCTACGAATCCGAGGAGAACAACCGCGAGGGCTGCAAACGCCTGGGAAGCTTTTACAAACAGGTTCTGGCCAAAAAGTCCTGA
- a CDS encoding 4Fe-4S binding protein, with translation MRHLRRLLPTGCLGRKADGSPYVAAPEKCIHCETCDRLCPDFAITGAKDR, from the coding sequence GTGCGGCATCTGCGTCGCCTTTTGCCCACCGGCTGTCTGGGCCGCAAAGCCGACGGCTCACCCTACGTGGCCGCGCCGGAAAAATGCATCCACTGCGAGACCTGCGACCGTCTCTGCCCCGATTTCGCCATCACTGGCGCCAAAGACCGTTGA
- a CDS encoding 2-oxoacid:acceptor oxidoreductase subunit alpha yields MQGNEAVSYGALDAGCNFFAGYPITPSTEIAEILATELPKRGGVFVQMEDEIASICAITGASLAGAKSLTATSGPGFSLMQEGIGFAKITETPCVVVNVQRVGPSTGMPTSCAQGEIQQSRWGSHGDSPAIVLYPDSVKECYELTIRAVNLSEKYRTCVILLLDEVLGHMREAVRLPDLANVRVISRIKPTVPPHWYKHYDENQKYLSPLASYGDGYRFHVTGLTHDQLGFPTNKPTEAADMMDRLRKKITYNIRDLVQIESYEMEDAKIAIFAAGITARAAKAAVAMARHEGIKVGLLRPLTIWPFPDDAVRKMLRDVDIVVVPELNQGQLVREIERLVKDRSDSKLIKIQRVNGKLISPQDILRKMKEGM; encoded by the coding sequence ATGCAGGGTAACGAAGCTGTGTCCTACGGCGCTCTGGATGCCGGCTGCAACTTCTTTGCCGGCTATCCGATCACCCCTTCCACCGAGATCGCCGAGATCCTGGCCACCGAGCTCCCCAAGCGCGGCGGCGTCTTTGTGCAGATGGAAGACGAGATCGCCAGCATCTGCGCCATCACCGGCGCTTCTTTGGCCGGCGCGAAATCCCTCACCGCCACCTCCGGTCCCGGCTTTTCGCTGATGCAGGAAGGCATCGGCTTTGCCAAGATCACCGAAACGCCCTGCGTGGTGGTGAACGTCCAGAGGGTCGGCCCCTCCACCGGCATGCCCACCAGCTGCGCCCAGGGCGAGATCCAGCAATCCCGCTGGGGCAGCCACGGCGACAGCCCGGCCATCGTTCTTTATCCGGACAGCGTGAAGGAATGCTACGAGCTCACCATCCGCGCCGTAAACCTCTCTGAAAAATACCGCACCTGCGTGATCCTGCTGTTGGACGAGGTTTTGGGCCACATGCGTGAAGCCGTGCGGTTGCCGGATCTGGCCAACGTGCGCGTGATCTCGCGCATCAAACCCACCGTGCCGCCTCACTGGTACAAACATTACGACGAAAACCAGAAATACCTCTCCCCCCTGGCCAGCTACGGCGACGGCTACAGGTTCCACGTGACCGGCCTCACCCACGACCAGCTGGGATTTCCCACCAACAAGCCCACTGAAGCCGCGGATATGATGGACCGCCTGCGCAAAAAGATCACCTACAACATCCGCGACCTGGTGCAGATCGAAAGCTATGAGATGGAAGACGCCAAGATCGCCATCTTCGCAGCCGGGATCACAGCCCGCGCCGCCAAAGCGGCCGTGGCCATGGCCCGTCACGAAGGCATCAAGGTGGGCCTGCTGCGTCCTCTCACCATCTGGCCTTTCCCGGATGACGCGGTGCGCAAAATGCTGCGCGACGTGGACATCGTGGTGGTGCCGGAACTCAACCAGGGCCAGCTCGTCCGCGAGATCGAGCGCCTGGTGAAAGACCGCAGCGACAGCAAACTGATCAAGATCCAGCGCGTGAACGGAAAACTGATCTCACCCCAGGACATCCTGAGAAAAATGAAGGAGGGAATGTAA
- a CDS encoding 2-oxoacid:ferredoxin oxidoreductase subunit beta encodes MANVPQRIIHEYLRHDKKFPHVWCAGCSNGIVLGSIIRALAGMDIDRDDIVMVSGIGCSSRMPVYVDFNTLHTLHGRSIAYATGVKLHKPHLKVIVVTGDGDCTAIGGNHLIHAARRNIDLTVILVNNNIYGMTGGQCSPTTPHEAIATTAPYGNIEPDFNICELALGAGASYVARTTAYHTQETQNMVKEAIEHPGFALIEIVSACPVIFGRLNKKGGAPEMMKEMRDNSVPLAAVEKLPPEKVEGKIIRGVLRKQVRPEFTAQYADLVKRVQAMGGDK; translated from the coding sequence ATGGCCAACGTACCGCAAAGAATAATCCACGAATACCTGCGCCACGACAAGAAATTCCCCCACGTCTGGTGCGCCGGCTGCTCCAACGGCATCGTGCTGGGCTCCATCATCCGCGCCCTGGCCGGAATGGATATCGACCGCGACGACATCGTGATGGTCTCCGGCATCGGCTGCTCCTCGCGCATGCCGGTGTATGTGGATTTCAACACCCTGCACACGCTGCACGGGCGCTCCATCGCCTACGCCACCGGGGTGAAGCTGCACAAGCCGCATCTGAAGGTGATCGTGGTCACCGGTGACGGCGACTGCACCGCCATCGGCGGCAACCATCTGATCCACGCCGCCCGCCGCAACATCGACCTCACCGTGATCCTGGTGAACAACAACATCTACGGCATGACCGGCGGCCAGTGCTCGCCCACCACCCCCCACGAGGCCATTGCCACCACCGCGCCCTACGGCAACATCGAGCCGGATTTCAACATCTGCGAACTCGCCCTCGGCGCCGGAGCCAGCTATGTGGCCCGCACCACGGCTTACCACACCCAGGAAACCCAAAACATGGTGAAAGAGGCCATCGAACATCCCGGCTTCGCCCTCATCGAGATCGTTAGCGCCTGCCCCGTGATCTTCGGGCGCCTGAACAAAAAAGGCGGCGCCCCGGAAATGATGAAGGAAATGCGCGACAACTCCGTGCCCCTGGCCGCGGTGGAAAAACTTCCCCCGGAAAAGGTGGAGGGCAAGATCATCCGCGGCGTCCTGCGCAAGCAAGTCCGGCCGGAATTCACCGCCCAATACGCCGACCTCGTGAAACGCGTCCAGGCCATGGGAGGTGACAAATGA